Proteins from one Fibrobacterota bacterium genomic window:
- a CDS encoding LamG domain-containing protein, protein MSRRIRNRFILSGLAFASFFAGNPRSAELLHMDFNDSANLGSQPGTLPLGIPAGDTKPSSGYPGAVEFGPAGGSIRVPGFHSPTGPFTVEARFRIHAYGPEASNFIANILNTVPDVHQGLAFRVGGGYLYPPLPRNAYKTESEWSAAQAGFSPVSRERISDCFPVFVMAGSLGSWKEVYSDRCVAKDEWTHFVGTWDGADMRIYLNGSDATDSWRTQGPEATPFLGGEVDAYVGARTNADFDPRHLEGAIDFVKVEEGAISENEIHKRYKDSFVPEDRDSLCRGVVIPKYPEAGQLCEGKVDFEFKIINHGACTDTSFLASFLAGDSVEVEISKDAAFADVVLRTVVTVTSLHLDPDSIPALADYHGALYWRVRLIHAKPAALAKASASTPDEWSLSRPLVLDMPAVGLMRPRAPSLRPVLFRSGSGFFVAGTASSAAPVLFNLAGKRQASRFHRVAGGWRMDPAQDGPCGLFFLEMRPK, encoded by the coding sequence ATGTCGCGTCGGATCAGGAACCGTTTCATCTTATCCGGGTTGGCCTTCGCATCCTTCTTCGCGGGGAATCCCCGGTCCGCGGAACTTCTCCACATGGACTTCAACGATTCGGCGAACCTGGGATCGCAGCCTGGAACGCTTCCCCTCGGCATACCCGCCGGCGATACGAAACCATCTTCCGGCTATCCCGGCGCGGTCGAATTCGGGCCGGCGGGAGGATCGATCCGGGTCCCCGGTTTCCATAGCCCGACCGGGCCGTTTACGGTGGAGGCCCGCTTCCGCATCCACGCCTACGGTCCGGAAGCCAGCAACTTCATCGCCAATATCCTGAACACGGTCCCCGACGTCCATCAAGGCCTCGCCTTCCGCGTTGGCGGCGGCTACCTCTATCCTCCGCTGCCCCGCAATGCCTATAAAACCGAATCCGAATGGTCGGCGGCCCAAGCGGGCTTTTCCCCCGTCTCGCGCGAGCGCATCTCCGATTGCTTCCCCGTTTTCGTCATGGCTGGTTCCCTGGGAAGTTGGAAAGAGGTTTATTCCGATCGTTGCGTCGCGAAGGACGAATGGACGCATTTCGTCGGGACCTGGGACGGCGCCGACATGCGCATCTACCTGAATGGCAGCGATGCCACCGACTCATGGCGCACCCAAGGACCGGAGGCGACCCCGTTCTTAGGGGGCGAAGTCGATGCTTATGTCGGGGCGCGGACCAACGCGGATTTCGATCCGCGCCATCTCGAAGGCGCCATCGATTTCGTGAAGGTGGAAGAAGGGGCGATATCCGAAAACGAGATCCACAAACGATACAAGGACAGCTTCGTTCCGGAAGATCGGGACTCCTTATGCAGGGGCGTGGTCATCCCGAAGTACCCCGAAGCGGGGCAGCTATGCGAAGGGAAGGTGGATTTCGAATTCAAGATCATCAATCACGGCGCTTGCACCGATACTTCGTTTTTGGCGTCCTTCCTGGCCGGCGACAGCGTGGAAGTGGAAATCTCCAAGGACGCCGCTTTCGCCGATGTGGTTCTGCGCACGGTGGTGACGGTTACTTCCCTGCACCTCGATCCGGATTCCATCCCCGCCTTGGCCGATTACCATGGGGCCCTCTACTGGCGGGTGCGCCTTATCCATGCCAAGCCGGCCGCCTTGGCGAAAGCTTCGGCAAGCACGCCCGATGAATGGAGCCTATCCCGGCCTTTGGTTCTGGACATGCCCGCCGTCGGCCTGATGCGGCCCCGGGCGCCCTCCCTGAGGCCAGTGCTTTTCCGATCCGGGTCGGGCTTCTTCGTGGCCGGGACCGCCTCTTCCGCCGCGCCGGTCCTGTTCAACCTCGCAGGTAAGCGACAGGCCTCCCGCTTCCACCGCGTCGCCGGCGGCTGGAGAATGGACCCGGCCCAAGACGGTCCCTGCGGACTGTTCTTTTTGGAAATGCGACCTAAATAG
- a CDS encoding DoxX family protein, with the protein MEPKKPLKWLFFPPLDAPAATVVIRMMAGLVFFWEGILKFVYANQGVGRFTKLGFPMPAELAHTVAVWEIAGGLLLILGWMTRPVAIAFLIEMIVAVLSTKIGLYFGTSPLPKPAAAPFLGPWAVLHEIRSDYAQFMCCLFLLLVGPGSVSADAARSIKRE; encoded by the coding sequence ATGGAACCGAAAAAGCCCTTGAAATGGTTGTTCTTCCCGCCCCTGGACGCGCCCGCGGCCACCGTGGTCATCCGCATGATGGCGGGGCTGGTGTTTTTTTGGGAGGGGATCCTGAAATTCGTCTACGCCAACCAAGGCGTGGGACGGTTCACGAAATTGGGTTTCCCCATGCCCGCGGAGCTGGCCCATACCGTCGCCGTATGGGAAATCGCCGGAGGCCTGCTCCTGATATTGGGATGGATGACGCGGCCCGTGGCCATCGCCTTCCTCATCGAAATGATCGTCGCGGTGCTATCCACCAAAATCGGGCTTTACTTCGGCACCTCGCCCTTGCCGAAGCCGGCGGCGGCGCCATTCCTGGGACCTTGGGCGGTCCTGCATGAAATCCGATCCGACTATGCCCAATTCATGTGCTGCTTGTTCCTGCTCCTCGTAGGGCCGGGATCGGTTTCGGCGGATGCCGCGCGATCGATCAAAAGAGAGTAG